The Lycium barbarum isolate Lr01 chromosome 9, ASM1917538v2, whole genome shotgun sequence genome has a segment encoding these proteins:
- the LOC132611897 gene encoding uncharacterized protein LOC132611897 has protein sequence MDLRRSTNEYDRGVKYFLDKTFERGSQGNEILCPCKRCFNQYWHTRTVVENHLFGYGFVNGYTKWVFHGERFSSTNMPHPNNDDETSDIHDDIDGLLYDTLRNVEGDMRHEGVREGPSEDAKIFFKFVEEGKQELYPGCKNFSKLSFTIRLYLFKCIHGLSNVAFSDLLDLIKKAFPFAQLPESFNKAIKVIKDLGLGYEKIHACLKDCMLFWNDNAKIDNCSVCGSSRWKNVRDDLTNTNTKIPAKVLRYPADGEAWKDFDSLHRDFSKDPRNVRLGLSSDGFNPFRTMSISHSTWPIMLMNYNLPPWVCMKPEYIMLSMIIPGPSSPVNDIDVFLQPLIAELKDLWEMGVETYNAETNQTFLMRAALLWTVSDFPALAIRKMCYLGHRAFLPPDHPFRGDKKSFDGKEEHKAALTPLSGIEVLEELCEFNNVFGKGRQKRARKSDGPWKKRSIFFKLPYWAHNKLRHNLDVMHIEKNICDSLLGTLLDVPRKSKDHVNSRYDLHEMGIRKELQPLKDDKNGKIHLAKACFFMKPEEKRLFCTVLKNVKLPKGCASNISHRVQMEEMKVSGYKSHDAHFIMRYLLQVAVRKVLPKNVSLALIRLGNYFRTICSKVIRRRDLDKMKAEIIDIVCDLEKIFPPTFFDIMTHLPIHLVDKIKLGGPVHLRWMHPNERNMCGQIEQGDERSEDT, from the exons ATGGATCTCCGAAGATCCACCAATGAGTATGATCGTGGAGTGAAGTATTTTCTTGATAAGACATTTGAACGAGGTTCTCAAGGAAATGAAATACTATGCCCTTGTAAAAGGTGTTTTAATCAGTATTGGCATACTCGAACGGTGGTGGAGAATCACTTGTTTGGTTATGGATTTGTTAATGGATACACCAAATGGGTTTTCCATGGAGAAAGGTTTTCTTCAACAAATATGCCGCATCCAAACAATGATGACGAAACTTCCGACATACATGACGATATCGATGGACTACTTTATGATACTTTAAGGAATGTAGAAGGTGATATGAGGCATGAAGGAGTGAGAGAGGGACCATCTGAAGATGCAAAGATATTTTTCAAATTTGTTGAGGAAGGGAAACAAGAGTTGTACCCAGGGTGTAAGAATTTTTCTAAGTTGAGTTTCACCATTCGGTTGTACTTGTTTAAATGCATTCACGGGTTGAGTAATGTAGCCTTTTCAGACTTGTTAGACTTGATAAAAAAGGCATTTCCATTTGCTCAGCTACCTGAGTCTTTCAACAAGGCAATAAAGGTGATAAAAGATTTGGGTCTTGGTTATGAGAAAATTCATGCATGCCTTAAGGACTGCATGCTATTTTGGAATGACAATGCGAAAATAGATAATTGCTCTGTGTGTGGTTCTTCTAGATGGAAGAATGTTCGTGATGATTTGACTAATACGAACACTAAAATCCCAGCAAAGGTTTTAAG ATATCCTGCTGATGGGGAAGCTTGGAAGGATTTTGATTCATTGCACCGGGATTTCTCTAAAGATCCTCGTAATGTTCGATTGGGTCTTTCAAGTGATGGTTTCAATCCATTCCGAACCATGAGCATTTCCCATAGTACATGGCCAATTATGTTAATGAACTATAATTTGCCACCATGGGTTTGCATGAAACCGGAGTATATAATGTTGTCAATGATCATTCCAGGTCCATCGTCTCCTGTAAACGATATAGACGTGTTCCTACAACCACTAATTGCAGAGTTGAAGGACCTATGGGAAATGGGAGTGGAAACATATAATGCTGAAACTAACCAAACATTTCTAATGCGTGCAGCTTTATTGTGGACAGTTAGTGATTTTCCAGCACTAGCAAT TCGTAAGATGTGTTACTTGGGTCATCGAGCATTTTTACCTCCTGATCATCCATTTCGAGGAGATAAGAAATCATTTGATGGTAAAGAGGAGCATAAAGCTGCACTTACTCCCTTATCAGGCATAGAAGTGCTTGAAGAGCTATGTGAATTCAATAATGTCTTTGGGAAGGGCCGACAGAAAAGGGCTCGGAAGAGTGATGGTCCATGGAAGAAAAGATCCATATTTTTTAAATTGCCATATTGGGCACATAACAAATTGAGGCACAATCTTGACGTGATGCATATAGAGAAGAATATATGTGATAGTTTGCTTGGGACATTGTTAGATGTACCTAGAAAGTCCAAAGATCATGTCAATTCTCGCTATGACTTGCACGAGATGGGGATACGCAAAGAGCTTCAACCATTAAAAGATGATAAGAATGGTAAAATTCATCTGGCTAAAGCTTGTTTCTTTATGAAACCAGAGGAGAAAAGGTTGTTTTGCACTGTTTTAAAAAATGTCAAATTACCAAAAGGGTGTGCCTCTAATATATCACATCGTGTGCAAATGGAGGAGATGAAAGTATCAGGATATAAGAGCCATGATGCTCATTTCATAATGCGGTACTTGCTTCAGGTTGCGGTTAGAAAAGTGTTACCCAAGAATGTGTCTTTGGCCTTGATTAGGTTGGGGAATTATTTTAGAACCATATGTAGTAAGGTTATAAGAAGAAGAGATCTTGATAAAATGAAGGCTGAAATCATAGATATAGTATGTGACCTTGAAAAGATTTTTCCTCCAACCTTTTTTGATATAATGACACATTTGCCTATCCATTTAGTAGATAAAATTAAGCTCGGGGGTCCGGTTCATTTGCGTTGGATGCATCCCAATGAGAGAAACATGT GTGGTCAAATTGAACAAGGGGATGAAAGAAGTGAAGATACATGA